One window of the Anopheles cruzii chromosome 2, idAnoCruzAS_RS32_06, whole genome shotgun sequence genome contains the following:
- the LOC128269515 gene encoding serine protease 7-like: MLRRLRTLGLLLLLLVVWFPVRAEANRSCIRPNGDPGRCVAAADCKEIDSLLRQTVLYPAQLELITSVSKACEGSSPTDDSYCCTAAPLGTTAAPTRRPTRRRTIPSRATTTRRRTTATTPSTTTTTTVAPTTKTTRVLPGPGQFMRLLPERCGERTPSNHIISSQEDDDHTYKWAVFVRIQKDPTRNVTRCTGTLITQLYVLTAAHCMYHLEPEHVTLYLGLFDLRELGDCMRSGQCQERRTTELVTHEAYTTRYNLNDISLLRMDRPVENSDYIQPICLPLNHTYDEAIQSQVFSYGWGSTSTDGRDGEMSDTKRMVGLYVVSRDNCSQALRQHLQGGQIPASQLCTVGDGLEDVCSGDSGAPIIELRHPRYYIAGVVSYGPKCGMKRAPGVSTRISEYVDWILTSLKE, translated from the exons ATGCTTCGGCGGCTACGGACACTAGgtttgcttctgctgctgctggtggtgtggttcCCCGTCAGAGCAGAGGCGAATCGGAGTTGTATTCGGCCCAATGGCGACCCGGGACGGTGTGTGGCCGCGGCGGACTGTAAAGAGATCGACAGCCTGCTACGACAGACCGTGCTGTACCCGGCCCAGCTAGAGCTGATAACATCCGTCAGTAAGGCGTGTGAAGGGAGTTCCCCTACTGATGATTCC taTTGCTGCACCGCAGCACCGCTTGGGACAACAGCGGCACCAACAAGAAGACCCACCAGAAGgaggacaatcccatcgagGGCTACGACAACGAGAAGGAGAACAACAGCCACAACTCCATCGACTACTACTACCACGACGGTGGCACCGACTACGAAAACAACACGCGTTCTCCCGGGTCCTGGTCAGTTCATGAGGCTGCTACCGGAACGCTGCGGGGAACGGACACCCTCAAATCACATCATCAGCTCACAGGAAGATGACGATCACACGTACAAGTGGGCCGTGTTTGTGAGGATTCAAAAGGACCCAACGCGAAACGTGACACGCTGCACCGGGACACTGATCACCCAGTTGTACGTCCTGACGGCGGCCCACTGTATGTATCACCTGGAGCCGGAACA TGTCACCCTGTACCTGGGTTTGTTCGATTTGCGCGAATTGGGCGATTGTATGAGGAGTGGCCAGTGTCAAGAGCGCCGAACCACCGAGCTGGTGACCCACGAGGCGTACACGACACGGTACAATCTGAACGATATATCGCTTCTCCGGATGGACCGGCCGGTGGAAAACTCGGATTACATTCAACCCATTTGCCTGCCGTTGAATCACACGTACGATGAGGCCATTCAGTCGCAGGTATTTTCGTATGGCTGGGGATCAACTAGCACCG ATGGCCGTGATGGAGAGATGAGTGACACCAAGCGGATGGTGGGCCTGTACGTTGTCTCGCGGGACAATTGCTCGCAGGCCCTGCGGCAGCATCTGCAAGGTGGACAGATTCCCGCGAGCCAACTGTGCACGGTGGGCGATGGTCTGGAGGACGTGTGCAGCGGTGACTCCGGGGCACCGATCATCGAGCTGCGCCACCCGCGATACTACATAGCCGGGGTGGTCAGTTATGGGCCAAAGTGTGGCATGAAGCGGGCGCCGGGAGTTTCGACCCGCATTTCGGAATACGTCGATTGGATACTGACCAGCCTGAAGGAGTAG
- the LOC128269512 gene encoding CLIP domain-containing serine protease B15-like, which yields MRLSALIALWSSLSLADGWWCTTLSRTNGLCVPLAGCSRWKQISDKNYISREETNLLRSASRACSTAGHFCCALTDLLQTTPNKQSSVQLTTTTIRSTTRPEAETFAPVAVDRTVPHGECFQDWLPEDARHGGRYAENAAFGVFVAGTTAQGKRGRCVGSLITPEYVLTAAHCAKELENLVLYVNAHNLSDDGQQFRGNVRPSFVEETIIHENYTKTSAGYDIALLRLNGSIPMGAPDSPWPICIPLAQEEVASVGHTLRSFGWGLNAEGQPSDTKQWVTVERISLKQCRDILTGTSLAGPQLDERSICTVSITGHDVFAGYSGGPLMYRKRGVWFVVGLVSFGVGRTNNLYPVVSTNVQQYGEWILDKIRSRSGPGRVAASGQWWK from the exons ATGCGTTTGAGCGCACTGATTGCCCTTTGGTCGTCCCTAAGTCTGGCCGATGGCTGGTGGTGCACCACGCTGAGCCGTACCAATGGACTCTGCGTTCCGTTGGCCGGCTGCTCACGGTGGAAGCAAATCTCGGACAAAAACTACATCAGTCGGGAGGAAACGAATCTACTGCGGAGTGCATCCCGTGCCTGCTCGACCGCTGGCCAT TTCTGCTGCGCGCTAACAGATCTTCTGCAGACGACGCCAAATAAGCAGAGCTCAGTTCAATTAACAACGACCACCATCAGATCCACCACGAGACCGGAAGCAGAAACCTTCGCTCCAGTGGCCGTCGATCGGACGGTACCGCACGGAGAGTGTTTTCAGGATTGGCTACCAGAAGACGCTAGGCACGGTGGACGATACGCAGAGAACGCTGCCTTCGGGGTGTTCGTGGCCGGAACCACCGCCCAAGGTAAACGGGGCCGGTGCGTCGGAAGCCTCATCACTCCCGAGTACGTCCTCACGGCGGCTCACTGTGCGAAGGAGCTTGAGAA CCTTGTACTGTACGTGAACGCACACAATCTATCGGACGACGGACAGCAGTTTCGGGGAAACGTGCGGCCATCGTTCGTGGAGGAGACCATCATCCACGAGAACTACACGAAGACTAGCGCGGGGTATGACATCGCGTTGCTCCGGTTGAACGGCAGCATTCCGATGGGCGCACCGGACTCACCGTGGCCGATTTGTATCCCACTGGCACAGGAAGAGGTTGCCTCCGTCGGGCACACGTTGCGCTCCTTCGGGTGGGGCCTGAATGCGGAAG GTCAGCCCAGTGACACCAAGCAGTGGGTAACGGTGGAGCGAATTTCGCTGAAGCAGTGCCGGGACATCCTTACAGGGACCAGCCTTGCCGGCCCGCAGCTCGACGAGCGGAGCATCTGCACGGTCAGCATCACCGGGCACGACGTGTTCGCGGGTTACTCCGGCGGGCCGCTGATGTACCGCAAGCGGGGCGTCTGGTTCGTGGTGGGACTGGTCAGCTTCGGCGTCGGACGGACCAACAACCTGTACCCGGTCGTTTCGACCAACGTCCAGCAGTACGGCGAGTGGATACTGGACAAGATACGATCTAGGAGCGGTCCCGGTAGAGTGGCCGCCAGTGGGCAGTGGTGGAAATAA